In Vibrio cidicii, the DNA window TGCTCTTCGAATTAAGGTAGAACAATAACAGCGCGATTTGACCAGGGAGACAAGCCACCTTTTGCTTAATGTCATCTCAATCAAGCCATTGATCTATCAGCAGTAAACAGGTGTTCACACTGCGTTTGATTGGGCTACAATTAACCCAAAGTATTAGCAGGCGTAATCGATGAAATACAAATTACATTCCAATGTGACTCTCGCTCTTGTTCTGAGTAGCGTGAGCAACACGTCAGTTTTAGCCAGTCAACCCATTGCGCTGGATCTCTACACTCAAGAGTTCCCGCCACTGCAATTTATGCTAGACGGTAAACCGCAAGGTTATGTGATCGAGTTTGTCACCGCACTCGTGCAAGATGCGTCGAAAACGATACCACTTGAGATCAAACAGATTCATTTCGCGCCTTGGAATCGCGCGATAAAAACCACCATAGAGACAGAAAACACACTGTTTTTCTCCGTGTCACGTACTCCCGAGCGTGAAGATAAATTTCAATGGATTGGGCAAGTTTCGCCTTACAAAGTCGGCTTATATCGGCTGGCAAGCAGCCCTCAAGTCAGCGCCAAAAATTTAGAGGAATTGAAAGGCTATCGTTTCGGTTTCGCAGGTCGGCAGCTCGTTTAGTGAACTGCTGGCAACAAATGGCTTAGATCAGGTCATTCCGGTAGAAAAGGGCAAAGAAGCCATCAGGCTGCTGCACACTCACCGCGTCGATTTTGCTCCTATGGTTGAGGCCAGTTTCCACTATCGAATGCAAGAGTATGGCTACGATCCGCATGAGTTTGTCAAAGTCATGAACGTCACCCCTTTGTGTCAGGATTTATGGCTGGTTACTGGCAATCACACTTCCGCTTCCGTCGTTGACGCTTTGAAAAGCAGCTATAGCAAATTGCAGCAACAAGCCTATCTCGATAAACTCGTGGCAGAATTTACCCCGACCAGCGCTATCATGCTGCGCTACAGCGAAAGTAAGGCGAATCCGCGATAATGCCTTTGATGCTTCATTTTGGTTCTGCCCTGAAGTGAATTCATCACTGGCACTCCTGCCCCGTTAGAGCGATAATCCCGCCCTTTGTGAGCTCCCCGCTCAACGAGCGTAATACAGAAGTAGAAAGACAGTGATGACAACTGAGCCAACAGTGATAATTGGACTGCACAATCCTAAAAGCCCCACCAATGTCGGCGCGGTGATGCGCGCAGCAGGTTGCTACAACGCCACTCAGGTAAGATACAACGGCAGCCGTTATAGCCGCGCGGCAAGATTTCAGACCGATACACAAAATAGCCATGAGCGGATTGCTTTGCTGGAGATGGACGACCTCACCGCCAGCCTCGACAGCGATGTGGCGATCGTCTGTGTCGAACTGGTGGTCGGTGCCACTGCCCTGC includes these proteins:
- a CDS encoding RNA methyltransferase; its protein translation is MTTEPTVIIGLHNPKSPTNVGAVMRAAGCYNATQVRYNGSRYSRAARFQTDTQNSHERIALLEMDDLTASLDSDVAIVCVELVVGATALPNFTHPEKAIYLFGPEDGSLPQEVVDKAHHVVYVPTHGCMNLAATVNVVMYDRLAKTLGAIDDNAQVIANRDNKNRLRVKESGYKESGY